Within the Trichoderma breve strain T069 chromosome 3, whole genome shotgun sequence genome, the region GTGGTAACAGATGATATCTTAGAGGAAACTAATTTTTGGAGGGTATCGAGAGGCGAGGAACCTCTGCTGCCGCACTTACTACAGGGACTATAATCGACCAGTCCATTAAAGAATTCGCATGTTTCTCAAGTAGCCGATAATACTAAGTCAAGAATCAAATTCTGAGTCATCGCATAATGGCAGTCATAGCTTGCAGGTGGAATACATCGTTAGCAGGGTAACAGATTTTCCTCTGATTTATGGCTACCATGCGGACTATATATCCGTTGATAGATCTGTTCTTTCCAGTCTTTTGCACCATAGTTTGAGGGGAAACCCGCGACAAAGTGCTGCCAATATAATCGGCTGGCATTCTGACCCCTCATCTGACTGCATTAATAATGCCACTGATGTTACACGACCCGCATATCAGTCTGACCATTCTGACCACGATCGGGCCTGTAGATAAGCTGCCAGGAACGAAAGCTATCAATTTCAACTATAGGATCCGCCAAAGGTATGCTTTGTAAATATTGTTATTGTGGGAGgatcaagcaaaagaaacCTCAATggattgcattgcattaATTTTGACCGCGGACAACGTTATTGTAACGAGAAGCCTGGTCAGAGAGCGTCTGGATTTATAATCTCTCGGCTCAGTATATAAGTTTCTGTGCCCAGCAGTGCAACTGTAGAGCTcaaccatcaccaccaatctATTCGAACTTCACCTCTTGGCACTATTCCCTGTTGACAGAAATTCCCCAAATATGTCAAACAATCCGAAATGGCTGAGCGTGCCGCCGTCGGCCCACACAGTTGCGGTTCGTCTTATAGAAGAGGTTGGGCTGATGTCGCTTCCGTCAGCGTTGTTCTTGGACCCAGTGTCTGAAGGCCACGAAGTTATGAACGGAGGTGACTTGGCTTTTTTAGTCGAAAACAAGAACTTCGGGAAAATGGCTGTTTTTGACTTGGGTGTCCGAAAGGATTGGTGGAACCTACCACCAAAAGTTCGAGATCCGCTTGCGTTCTGCGTTGGCGTTAAAGTGGAAAAGGATGTTCCTGAAGTACTAAAAGACAGCAGTATATCATTGAATGATATAAACGATGTTATCTGGAGCCACTCTCACCTTGATCATAGAGGTGATGTGTCACTATTTCCTCCTAGCACTACCCTTAACTATGGAAAAGAAGTGGCAGCTCTAAAGCCTGATGTCACTGGCGAGGCAGATGCCGTCTTTCTCGCATCAGATTTCGCTGGACGCCGTAATAACGAAATCGATTTCAGCAAATCCACCCTCAAAATTGGAGGTTTTCCAGCACTTGATTTTTACGATGATGGATCCTTCTACCTGTTGGACACCCCGGGCCATGATCACGGCCACATTAGTGCCCTGGCCAGAACCACTAGCACAGCGGCCGGACATGCCAAAGATACATTCATCCTTTTAGCTGGTGATGCATGCCATTTCTGTGGTGTGCTGCGACCAAATGCTTCACACCCGTTCCCAACTCGTCATTTTCCCGACTCCAGCATTGGGCTTTCCGGTTCCGAGAGCCCAGAGACGTTGCTGCAAAGGCACCCTCAGTTCCCGCGGTCTTCTGATGCAGTAAATGAAGCATCGCGCGTAACGCCATGGTACGGTGTTGCGACGGGCCAGCTCTCTACGTTCATCGACCCTGTAGTTGGTCAAAATACGGCCAATAAGGTCAGAGAGGCATTCGATGAAATGGACAATGTTTTTGTGGCAGTGTGCCATGATCTTGGCCTACTAGTCCAAGAAAACGGAAAGCCTGTGTTGCCCTCGTTAAACAAGGCCCCGCAAGAAGATCTCAACAGCTGGTACGAGAAAGGTTGGAAGGATAAGGTGTACTGGACCTGGGCCAATGAACTAGGTAAAAAGGATGAACATGGAAGAGTGCAGCCGCAAGAGCCAGCGGTGACTGGATTCTGGATGAATGGGAAGCGATACGAAAAGGCACAAGATGTATTCGAAGAAGCGCGCAAAAGTTGAGGCAGTCTGAAGACATAGAATTCAAGCTTGACTCTTTTTTCCCACCAAAATCTGAGCGAGTTTGCGCTATTGTCAGTGGGGGAAAACAAGGACTACAGAGTTCTTACAGCGCCGACAGTTGTAGACATGAGAGCGGGACGAACCGTTGGATGCTTATAGACAGCCCTGTGTTATGTATTCCCTATTAGATGTTTCCACCccaataaaaacaaaaacaatcGGTACCTCAATAAAATACGGGTTACACTACGAATGCCGTGTTTCTATACTATGCTTCACGACTAGACTCTTGGTCATGTACGGGATCCGTCTCTTCGCATTGGAGGGCGGCGATTGACATGCATGTTACACGATCGCCGCCAGGAGCCAAATTGAGAAATATCTCTACATGGAGAATAATGTGGCCTATAGAACGTATGGAGTACGAGAAGTTTCTCATGTGTATGATGCGTTTTTTCAGACTGGTCAATTGACAAAGTTCTATATGATTTTAGGAAGAGCAAGCCAGATACCTGGCTGTAGTACATATTTAAGCGCTCTTCTTTACGAACAACATGACACCATGAATGGTCCctctcattctttctttcccttcttccacaCCACTTTCTCGCAGCACGCGTTCAATTTTTCTCCGAAGAATTCTCACAACATCATTCTCCGTACCAACGGCCTCCGGGTGAGCTTGGCGCCATCGCGTCGGAGGGCTGCCGCTTCCAATGATTTTCTCAAATGTGTCTAAATCCACCTCAGACTCCCCTACAACAAATTTCTCTCCTGCTGGCCAATCTTTTCGTACAAAACTCTCTTTGTCAAATGCTTCGACTGGTTGTGCGATCGACCATGGTAAACCGAGATCCGCATATCCGCTGCGCACCATGTAATTGCCCGGCACATGGAACGGTTTCAGATAAGTTTCTGTATGCTCGTCAAAAACAGCTTGAAGTGCAGCCGCATTTGGCATGGATGGGTGGACGCGAATTTCACCACTCGTCCATAGCGCAACTGTGCCACCAGGTTTGAGGATGCGGGCGGCTGCCAGCCAGAACTTTGGCATGTCAAACCAATGGGCAGCGTTTGCTGCTGTAATGAGATCGACGCTTGAGTCGCTGATAGGTGTTGCCAAATGTGCACCAAGATCTTCTGCTGTTGAGATCTCAAACCGAATAGGCCGTGATGCGGAGGAAACACCGCCAAAGCTACGGGCAGTTGCAACCATGCCCTGTGAGGGGTCGAGTCCAATGGCATTGGTAAAGTACGGAGCAAGTCCTCGTGTAGCCGAGCCAGGACCAcaaccaacatcaacaacagtGTCGAATTGACCTCCTGTTGACTTGTGGTGGTTTATAATTGCTTTATATACACCGGGATCATAATCGGGGCGGGCATGAGCGTAGGCTTTGCCTTGGTTCTGGTCATACGAACTGAATGTTGTTTCAGTTACTGGGAGCGCAGGCTGAGCATCGGATAGTTGAGAAGACATGATTGATTGTGGGTTGATACGACACGAAATCAGAGCAGGTTTACGAGGTTAAAGAAGATTAAATATCCCATTTGTCGATGGTTATTCACGAAGCGATGGTTCGTTGTGAAATATATATGTCGCGAAATCCGGAGTAGGTAGATCGGGGTTGGCGAAATCCGATCAGAGCTTACGCATTTATGTGGGCAGATCGCCATACAAGCACGTATTAGGTCCGTACGGAACGATCCTTCGAGATAGCTACTCGTATATTCCGTATCTCCTCTGTCAGGAGTACTTGCTTAAAGAAAGGGGCATACGGAATACGGACTGAATGGgctccgtgctccgt harbors:
- a CDS encoding methyltransferase domain-containing protein, which encodes MSSQLSDAQPALPVTETTFSSYDQNQGKAYAHARPDYDPGVYKAIINHHKSTGGQFDTVVDVGCGPGSATRGLAPYFTNAIGLDPSQGMVATARSFGGVSSASRPIRDSSVDLITAANAAHWFDMPKFWLAAARILKPGGTVALWTSGEIRVHPSMPNAAALQAVFDEHTETYLKPFHVPGNYMVRSGYADLGLPWSIAQPVEAFDKESFVRKDWPAGEKFVVGESEVDLDTFEKIIGSGSPPTRWRQAHPEAVGTENDVVRILRRKIERVLRESGVEEGKERMRGTIHGVMLFVKKSA